DNA sequence from the Archangium lipolyticum genome:
CCACGGGCCAGGCCGTGGCGGCGTTCCACAGGAAGGGACTGGCCAGGGGGATGCCCACGGCGAGCACGGCGAGCGCCACGGCGCGCGTCCAGGTGCCGCGCGCCAGCACCAGCACCGCGGCGCCCACCAGCAGGCTCACGCCGATGCTCTGTAGCGCATCGAAGGTGAAGACGAGGGTGCGCAGCTCCACGCCCCAGCCGAGCGCGTGGGCGGTGGCCCAGCCCGGCCAGTGCAGGAAGTAGCCGAGGAAGAGGAGCAGCAGGGCCCGCCGCGCCCGGCGGAAGAAGGACTCGCCCGCGCTCGCCGGGGAAGTCCCCAGCGCGGCCACCACCGCGAAGCCGGCCACCAGCAGGAAGAGGGGCGCGGTGATGCCGCGGAACTCCCAGTAGCGCTGCACCCACGGGTGGGCGCGCACCGCGGGCGCGAGCAGCGCGTCCAGCGTGTGCCCCAACACCATCGCCACCACGGCCAATCCTCGTGCCCCGTCGAGTCCGGGGTGACGGGTGGAGGGCTTGCCGAGGTCGAAGAGAGAGGTGCCGGGGCGTGTCACGGATTCCAAGCATACGTCCATGCGGGCCGCGAGTCTCGAAATCCGACGCGACAGGTTCCCAGGGTCACCCATGGAGTCCTCCATCGGGAGCTGACGTGAGGGCCGGAGGATGGTGTCATGTCGCATCATGACTGTCCGTGAAAGCCTCCTGGTCCTGTTGTGTCTGTCGTTGCTGTTGCCACTGTCCGCCCGGGGCGCGGAGCCCGGGACAACGCCCCGGGATGACTGGTTCGGCCGGGACAAGGCGCTGCACTACGGCGTCAGCGTGGGCCTGGCGGGCGCGGGGTATGCCGGCGGGGCGCTCCTCTTCGAGGAGCCGGGGGCGCGGTGGCTCACCGGCGCGGGGCTGGCGCTCGGCGCGGGCCTCGGCAAGGAGGTCTACGACGCGTGGCGTGGGAGCGTCTTCTCCTTCAAGGACCTGGTGTGGGACGTGTTGGGCACGGCCACCGGCCTCGCCCTGTCCTGGGCCATCGACCGGCTCTTCTTCCACCACCCACCGGCGGGGCCCGCCCGGGTGGCCGCTTTCCAGGAAGGCGGGTCAGGGCTCCCAGGAGGGATGACCCTCACCCTGGCCCCGTTCGGGACAGTGGGGGGGCATCCACAAAGGGCGCCGGGGGATGGTAGGAACTCCATCCCAGTACTGCTGCTGTTCTCGGGAGGTTGGTAGATGTCGCGGAATCGGCTCTTGCTTGGCGTCGGATTGGTGTCCCTGGGCGCCCTCTCTTCTTCTTGTAGCAAGGAGTCCCCTCCGCCCGCGCAGCCCGCTCCCACAGCGGCGGCCGCCGCTCCCACCCCCGCCGCGCCGCCGGAGCCGCCGAAGCCGAAGATGAGCCACGAGAAGCTCGTCTCCTTCTTCCGGCTGCCCGCCAAGACGGTCAAGGCGCCGGTGGACACCCCGGAGCAGGTGGCGCTCGGGCGCATGCTCTTCTTCGAGAAGCGCCTGTCGAAGAACCACGACATCTCGTGCAACAGCTGCCACGACCTGGCCACCTTCGGCGTGGATGGCAAGCCCACCTCCGAGGGGCACAGGGGCCAGAAGGGCAGCCGCAACGCGCCCACCGTCTTCCACGCCGCGGGCCATGTCGCCCAGTTCTGGGACGGCCGCGCCGCCACGCTGGAGGAGCAGGCCTCGGGCCCGATGATGAACCCGTTGGAGATGGCCATGCCGGGCGAGAAGCACGTGCTGGCGACGCTCAACTCCATACCGGAGTACGTGAAGCGCTTCCAGGCGTCCTTCCCTGGCAAGAAGCCGGTGAGCGTGGGCAACGCCGCGCGGGCCATCGCCGCCTTCGAGCGCAAGCTCCTCACCAGCTCGCGCTTCGACAAGTTCCTGGCCGGTGACGAGAACGCCCTCACCGAGCAGGAGCGGCGCGGGTTGGAGCTCTTCGCCAGCGCGGGCTGCACCACGTGTCACAACGGCCCGTCGGTGGGCGGTACCTCCTTCCAGAAGCTGGGCCTCATCGAGGACTTCCCCACCGAGGACAAGGGCCGCTTCGAGGTGACGCAGAACGAGGAGGACCTGCACAAGTTCCGCGTGCCCACGCTGCGCAACGTGGAGAAGACGGGCCCCTGGTTCCACGACGGCTCCGTCAAGGAGCTGCCCACGGCGGTGCGCCTCATGGCGAAGCACCAGCTGGGGATGAGCTTCACCGACGCCGAGGTGGATGACATCGTGGCCTTCCTCAAGAGCCTCACCGGCGAGCTGCCCGGTGACGACATCCTCTCGGCTCCCGAGCTGCCTCCGAGCACGCGCACCACGCCGAAACCGGATCCGACGTAAAGGCTCGCCTACCGGCCCGGGGGGCGTTAAAGGGCGCTGACATGAGAATGCTCTTCTACGCGCACTCCGGGTTGCGTTACCTCGTCCTCCTGATGGGGCTGGTCGCCGTCGCCTACTTCGCCTTCGGGCTCGCCACGAAGCGGCCCGTGGACAAGTCGGTCCGCATCATCGGCTCCAGCTTCGCGGGTCTGCTCGACACGCAGATCCTCCTCGGCATCCTCCTGCTGGGCGCGGGCTGGCCCTTCTACCCGGCCCTCTGGGGCCACCTGGTGATGATGCTGGCGGCGGCGGGCCTGGCCCACGCGCTGCTGGTGATCAACCGCAAGCGCCCCAACCCCGGCTACCTGCTGCCGCTCATCGGCGTGGGCGGGGCGCTCGTGCTCGTGCTCGGTGGCATCCTGGCCATCGGCCGGAGCGTGATGGGCACCACCTCCATCGGGGGTTGAGTCCTCCGGTCCCGAGGGGTGAAGCCTATCGGGCCCGCAGGATGGCGCCCTTCGGGACCAGGCCTGAGCATCTGCACCATGCCGCCGCGTGGGTTGTTCGGGTCGGCGCCGGTGGCCGCGGGAATGGGGGAGATGCCGAGCCGCTTCATGTTGTTGAGCGTCGTCAGCACGCAGTAGCCTCTGTTCCCTTTCTCCAGCAGGGAGGTGGCCAGCTTCTTGAGTGTCGGGTGGTTGGTGTCGATCCGGTAGCCATTGCCGAGATCCACCCCGCCGGAGGACGCCGGATTCCCGTTGAGCACCACCTTCCCGAGTTGAAGTTCGACCGTCACGGACCGCTGTGGACTTCGGGAGTGGAAGCATCTCCTCGAAACCAGACCTGATCGGCCTCGACAGATAGGGCGGGACGAGCACGGAGCGCGCGGATGGAACCCGCTTCACGGGCTAACGAAGGGGCGAGAGCCGCGCGGAATCGTCCCGGAGCCTGCCCGTTCCGTTCCCCTCCAGCACGGCCCGGGTCACCGGACGCCGCTCGACGAACACCCACAGGCCCGTCCGCCCGGCGGGCTCGGGCGAATAAGCGTGGAAGCCCTGGGGCATGGGGGGCGGCGCCCAGTCGAACAGCCACGCCGCGTCCTTCACCGACAGGTTGACGCAGCCATGGGTGACCGCGTTGCCGAAGGTGTCGTGCCAGAAGGCGCCGTGCAGGGCCTGGCCCCGGTGGAAGAAGAGCGAGTGGGGCACCTCCTCGACGACATAGGGGGCGCTCTCGGGGCCGTGCATGGTGTCGTGCACCACCTTGTGCCAGACGCGGAACAGCCCTTCGCGCGTCGGGGTGGCGGCCTTGCCCGTGGACACGAGCGTCGCCATCACCGGCGTGCCGCCCTCGTACGCGGTGAGGACCTGCTCCGACACCTCGACGTGCACCCAGCGCTCCCCCGGCTTCACCTGTGATGGGCGCTGGCGGGGGAGGACCAGCCGCACATCCTGGTGGGGCAGGGCGCCTCCCTCGACGAGCACCCGTCCACCCTTGTCCATTCCCTGCACGGCGAAGCGCTCGTGCTTGTGGGGGGCGAACGGTACTCCTCCATCCGGGATGCCCGCGTCACCGGCCATCACGGCCTTCGCGCTCCGGACCACGAAGGCCAGCGGCAGGGTGGGCGAGTGCTCTCCCTCCAAGGCACTGGGCGTGGCGAGCCGCACGTCGGACACGGAGACGTAGCCACCGGCCAGCCGCTCGAGCCAGCCGCCATCCTGGAGCTCCGGCTCCTCGTGGAAGGCCAACACGTGCGGCGCCTGCTCACGCTCCACCACCCTGGCGTCGGTCCGGGGCTCCTCGCGCACCACCGCCCCGTTCTTCTTCACCGTCCCATAGACGTAGGGCAGCGCCACACCCGGAGGCGGCGTGGCCCTCGAGGAGGGATTGAGCTTCAGGTTCGCCAACCGGATGGCGCCGTCCCCGCCCAGCAGGGCCCAGCCGTCTGGTGCGTCACAGGCGGGCACACAGCCCGTGACCCATAGCTCGTCCTCGCGCACCACCAGCCCCACCACGGGCGACTCGGGGGAGGGCTCCAGGCGGACATAGGCGGACTGCGCCAGCACCCAGGCACGGAAGGGCGCCGTGGGAATCGTCTCGCCATCGTCACAAGCCCCCAGTGCTCCCGCGAGCAGCGCGGCGAGCACGCGGAGCGTCCTCGTTCCACCGGCCATCCTCGCACCCTCCTTCCGGCACACGCTCGAAGGAGAAGCATGCCGTGTACCAGTCCGGATGGTGGTGGGGGGCACCCGCGTCACCGTGGGAGGAGCCGCAGGAGCACGCGCCCGTGGATGGCGCCGACGATGACGCCCGTGACGCCGCACACCAGGTACACCGCGAGCGTCACGAGCACGAAGGGGCCGCCCCAGGGCACCACATCCATCCCCATGAAGATGACGGGCATTCCGACGGCCCAGGCCAGTGCGTTGGCCCACAGCCAGCGGCCGGCGCCCGGCACGACACCGCGCAGCACCGTCCATTGAGCGAGGCCGAGGATGGGACCGGCGACCAACCCCAGCCCCATGGCCAGTCCATACTGGACCAGCGCACCCGGCTCCTCCGGGGCCGGGCCTGGCGACGCGGTGGAAACGAGCGCCATGACCGTGCTCGGCACCATCCCGAGGAGCCACGCCAGTCCGGCACCGGCGGCGGTGGCGAGGATCCACGCCCCACGGCGCAGGCCCTGGAGCCGCTGTCGAAGGACGCGCTCCTGTAGCACCCCCACGAGCACTCCCTCGAGCAGCGTGCCCAGGAGGATCGCGGCGAGTGCTCCCCCGAGGATGGCCGCCACTCCCGTCACCTGGTCGAGGTGCGGTGCGATCAGCC
Encoded proteins:
- a CDS encoding cytochrome-c peroxidase, with the protein product MSRNRLLLGVGLVSLGALSSSCSKESPPPAQPAPTAAAAAPTPAAPPEPPKPKMSHEKLVSFFRLPAKTVKAPVDTPEQVALGRMLFFEKRLSKNHDISCNSCHDLATFGVDGKPTSEGHRGQKGSRNAPTVFHAAGHVAQFWDGRAATLEEQASGPMMNPLEMAMPGEKHVLATLNSIPEYVKRFQASFPGKKPVSVGNAARAIAAFERKLLTSSRFDKFLAGDENALTEQERRGLELFASAGCTTCHNGPSVGGTSFQKLGLIEDFPTEDKGRFEVTQNEEDLHKFRVPTLRNVEKTGPWFHDGSVKELPTAVRLMAKHQLGMSFTDAEVDDIVAFLKSLTGELPGDDILSAPELPPSTRTTPKPDPT
- a CDS encoding L,D-transpeptidase, whose product is MAGGTRTLRVLAALLAGALGACDDGETIPTAPFRAWVLAQSAYVRLEPSPESPVVGLVVREDELWVTGCVPACDAPDGWALLGGDGAIRLANLKLNPSSRATPPPGVALPYVYGTVKKNGAVVREEPRTDARVVEREQAPHVLAFHEEPELQDGGWLERLAGGYVSVSDVRLATPSALEGEHSPTLPLAFVVRSAKAVMAGDAGIPDGGVPFAPHKHERFAVQGMDKGGRVLVEGGALPHQDVRLVLPRQRPSQVKPGERWVHVEVSEQVLTAYEGGTPVMATLVSTGKAATPTREGLFRVWHKVVHDTMHGPESAPYVVEEVPHSLFFHRGQALHGAFWHDTFGNAVTHGCVNLSVKDAAWLFDWAPPPMPQGFHAYSPEPAGRTGLWVFVERRPVTRAVLEGNGTGRLRDDSARLSPLR